In Drosophila innubila isolate TH190305 chromosome 2R unlocalized genomic scaffold, UK_Dinn_1.0 1_C_2R, whole genome shotgun sequence, the following are encoded in one genomic region:
- the LOC117783092 gene encoding protein hu-li tai shao isoform X5 — protein sequence MTELEQPPQNGIDPTAGEDDDNNKARPADIEQDMREMERRKRVEAIMGSKLFREELERIVDSAREGGAGASGILQQLSDIVGVPVNRVSNVFKSSSCMVPINDIRGVESMGYAKGEKILRCKLAATFRLLDLYGWTQGLGAQITARLKVDQEYFLVNPYGLMYHEMTASALNKVDMQGQIVEQGTTNFGVNKSHFVLHSVVHAARPDIRCAIYIGCSPVVAISSLKSGLLALTKDACVLGEISTHIYTGLFDEDERNRLVRSLGPNSKVMLLANHGALCCGETIEEAFYAACHIVQACETQLKLLPVGIDNLVLIPEESRKLIYDQSRRPPEDLEKKFAAVTADDDAAAANKEEAAPPKIGSPPKWRVGGAEFEALMRMLDNAGYRTGYIYRHPLIKSDPPKPKNDVELPPAVSSLGYLLEEEELFRQGIWKKGDLRKGGDRSRWLNSPNVYQKVEVLETGTPDPKKITKWVAEGSPTHSTPVRIEDPLQFVPAGTTTKEFKRVQQQIKDNRRADKISAGPQSHILEGVTWDEANRIKDATVSQTGDHVVLMGAASKGIIQRGFQHNATVYKAPYAKNPFDNVTDDELNEYKRTVERKKKSIHGEYTDTDFSESEALNSMQAAGAHAHAKHAQSEPETEHQVIQIQTQQAPIPSQAEVVLSDGENVQNGDHSEAHLSTFSQSSKEDVSTDGSPKKDKKKKKGLRTPSFLKKKKEKKKAEA from the exons ATGACTGAATTAGAGCAACCGCCACAAAATGGCATAGATCCCACCGCGGGCGAAGATGATGATAACAACAAAGCGCGTCCCGCGGACATTGAACAG GATATGCGTGAAATGGAGCGACGCAAACGTGTGGAGGCCATCATGGGCTCAAAACTGTTTCGCGAGGAATTGGAGCGCATTGTGGATTCGGCACGCGAAGGAGGCGCTGGCGCCAGTGGAATATTGCAGCAATTGTCAGATATTGTGGGCGTGCCCGTGAATCGAGTTAGCAATGTGTTTAAGAGCAGCAGTTGCATGGTGCCCATCAATGATATCCGTGGCGTGGAATCTATGGGCTATGCCAAGGGTGAGAAGATACTCAGATGCAAATTGGCGGCCACATTCCGTTTGCTGGACCTGTACGGCTGGACCCAAGGTCTGGGAGCACAGATCACGGCACGCCTCAAGGTCGATCAGGAGTACTTTTTGGTTAATCCCTATGGACTGATGTACCATGAGATGACCGCATCGGCCCTCAACAAAGTCGATATGCAGGGCCAGATTGTGGAGCAGGGTACCACCAACTTTGGAGTGAACAAGAGCC ACTTTGTGTTGCACTCGGTGGTGCATGCAGCTCGTCCTGATATTCGCTGCGCCATCTATATTGGCTGCAGTCCCGTGGTGGCCATCTCCTCGCTGAAGTCGGGCCTGCTGGCCCTCACCAAGGATGCCTGCGTATTGGGCGAGATTAGCACACACATCTACACCGGACTGTTTGATGAGGACGAACGCAATCGTCTGGTTCGCAGCCTGGGACCCAACTCCAAGGTCATGTTGCTAGCCAACCATGGTGCGCTGTGCTGTGGCGAGACCATCGAGGAAGCTTTCTATGCCGCCTGTCACATTGTCCAGGCGTGCGAGACGCAATTGAAGCTGCTGCCCGTCGGTATTGACAATCTGGTGCTTATACCCGAGGAGTCGCGCAAGTTAATCTACGATCAGTCGCGTCGTCCACCAGAGGATTTGGAAAAGAAATTTGCCGCTGTCACAGCGGACGACGATGCAGCTGCCGCTAACAAAGAGGAAGCTGCTCCACCCAAGATCGGCAGTCCACCCAAGTGGCGTGTGGGTGGTGCCGAATTTGAGGCATTAATGCGTATGCTGGATAATGCTGGCTATCGAACTGGTTACATCTATCGTCATCCATTGATCAAGTCGGATCCGCCAAAGCCTAAGAATGATGTGGAACTACCACCAGCTGTGTCCTCGTTGGGTTATCTGCTCGAGGAGGAGGAGCTCTTCAGACAGGG CATTTGGAAGAAGGGAGATCTGCGCAAGGGCGGCGATCGCAGTCGCTGGCTGAACTCGCCCAATGTTTACCAGAAGGTCGAGGTACTGGAGACGGGCACTCCAGATCCCAAGAAAATCACAAAG TGGGTTGCCGAGGGTTCACCCACTCACTCAACTCCAGTGCGGATCGAGGATCCTTTGCAGTTTGTGCCAGCTGGAACCACAACCAAGGAGTTTAAGCGCGTCCAACAACAA ATCAAGGATAATCGACGTGCTGACAAAATCTCGGCCGGACCACAATCGCACATATTGGAGGGTGTTACCTGGGATGAGGCAAATCGTATCAAAGATGCAACTGTCTCGCAAACTGGCGACCATGTGGTGCTCATGGGTGCTGCTTCCAAGGGAATCATACAGCGTGGCTTCCAGCATAATGCAACAGTCTACAAGGCACCGTATGCCAAGAATCCATTCGATAATGTGACAGACGATGAGCTCAACGAGTACAAACGCACCGTGGAGCGCAAAAAGAAGAGCATTCATGGCGAAT ATACCGATACGGACTTCTCGGAGTCTGAGGCACTCAACTCGATGCAAGCAGCAGGGGCACATGCACATGCAAAACACGCACAGAGTGAACCAGAAACGG AACACCAAGTCATACAGATCCAAACGCAGCAGGCGCCAATTCCCAGCCAGGCTGAGGTTGTGCTGAGCGATG
- the LOC117783092 gene encoding protein hu-li tai shao isoform X2 encodes MTELEQPPQNGIDPTAGEDDDNNKARPADIEQDMREMERRKRVEAIMGSKLFREELERIVDSAREGGAGASGILQQLSDIVGVPVNRVSNVFKSSSCMVPINDIRGVESMGYAKGEKILRCKLAATFRLLDLYGWTQGLGAQITARLKVDQEYFLVNPYGLMYHEMTASALNKVDMQGQIVEQGTTNFGVNKSHFVLHSVVHAARPDIRCAIYIGCSPVVAISSLKSGLLALTKDACVLGEISTHIYTGLFDEDERNRLVRSLGPNSKVMLLANHGALCCGETIEEAFYAACHIVQACETQLKLLPVGIDNLVLIPEESRKLIYDQSRRPPEDLEKKFAAVTADDDAAAANKEEAAPPKIGSPPKWRVGGAEFEALMRMLDNAGYRTGYIYRHPLIKSDPPKPKNDVELPPAVSSLGYLLEEEELFRQGIWKKGDLRKGGDRSRWLNSPNVYQKVEVLETGTPDPKKITKWVAEGSPTHSTPVRIEDPLQFVPAGTTTKEFKRVQQQIKDNRRADKISAGPQSHILEGVTWDEANRIKDATVSQTGDHVVLMGAASKGIIQRGFQHNATVYKAPYAKNPFDNVTDDELNEYKRTVERKKKSIHGEYTDTDFSESEALNSMQAAGAHAHAKHAQSEPETEHQVIQIQTQQAPIPSQAEVVLSDATLSFINGERSHTATNRKPPTGRGENVQNGDHSEAHLSTFSQSSKEFQDVSTDGSPKKDKKKKKGLRTPSFLKKKKEKKKAEA; translated from the exons ATGACTGAATTAGAGCAACCGCCACAAAATGGCATAGATCCCACCGCGGGCGAAGATGATGATAACAACAAAGCGCGTCCCGCGGACATTGAACAG GATATGCGTGAAATGGAGCGACGCAAACGTGTGGAGGCCATCATGGGCTCAAAACTGTTTCGCGAGGAATTGGAGCGCATTGTGGATTCGGCACGCGAAGGAGGCGCTGGCGCCAGTGGAATATTGCAGCAATTGTCAGATATTGTGGGCGTGCCCGTGAATCGAGTTAGCAATGTGTTTAAGAGCAGCAGTTGCATGGTGCCCATCAATGATATCCGTGGCGTGGAATCTATGGGCTATGCCAAGGGTGAGAAGATACTCAGATGCAAATTGGCGGCCACATTCCGTTTGCTGGACCTGTACGGCTGGACCCAAGGTCTGGGAGCACAGATCACGGCACGCCTCAAGGTCGATCAGGAGTACTTTTTGGTTAATCCCTATGGACTGATGTACCATGAGATGACCGCATCGGCCCTCAACAAAGTCGATATGCAGGGCCAGATTGTGGAGCAGGGTACCACCAACTTTGGAGTGAACAAGAGCC ACTTTGTGTTGCACTCGGTGGTGCATGCAGCTCGTCCTGATATTCGCTGCGCCATCTATATTGGCTGCAGTCCCGTGGTGGCCATCTCCTCGCTGAAGTCGGGCCTGCTGGCCCTCACCAAGGATGCCTGCGTATTGGGCGAGATTAGCACACACATCTACACCGGACTGTTTGATGAGGACGAACGCAATCGTCTGGTTCGCAGCCTGGGACCCAACTCCAAGGTCATGTTGCTAGCCAACCATGGTGCGCTGTGCTGTGGCGAGACCATCGAGGAAGCTTTCTATGCCGCCTGTCACATTGTCCAGGCGTGCGAGACGCAATTGAAGCTGCTGCCCGTCGGTATTGACAATCTGGTGCTTATACCCGAGGAGTCGCGCAAGTTAATCTACGATCAGTCGCGTCGTCCACCAGAGGATTTGGAAAAGAAATTTGCCGCTGTCACAGCGGACGACGATGCAGCTGCCGCTAACAAAGAGGAAGCTGCTCCACCCAAGATCGGCAGTCCACCCAAGTGGCGTGTGGGTGGTGCCGAATTTGAGGCATTAATGCGTATGCTGGATAATGCTGGCTATCGAACTGGTTACATCTATCGTCATCCATTGATCAAGTCGGATCCGCCAAAGCCTAAGAATGATGTGGAACTACCACCAGCTGTGTCCTCGTTGGGTTATCTGCTCGAGGAGGAGGAGCTCTTCAGACAGGG CATTTGGAAGAAGGGAGATCTGCGCAAGGGCGGCGATCGCAGTCGCTGGCTGAACTCGCCCAATGTTTACCAGAAGGTCGAGGTACTGGAGACGGGCACTCCAGATCCCAAGAAAATCACAAAG TGGGTTGCCGAGGGTTCACCCACTCACTCAACTCCAGTGCGGATCGAGGATCCTTTGCAGTTTGTGCCAGCTGGAACCACAACCAAGGAGTTTAAGCGCGTCCAACAACAA ATCAAGGATAATCGACGTGCTGACAAAATCTCGGCCGGACCACAATCGCACATATTGGAGGGTGTTACCTGGGATGAGGCAAATCGTATCAAAGATGCAACTGTCTCGCAAACTGGCGACCATGTGGTGCTCATGGGTGCTGCTTCCAAGGGAATCATACAGCGTGGCTTCCAGCATAATGCAACAGTCTACAAGGCACCGTATGCCAAGAATCCATTCGATAATGTGACAGACGATGAGCTCAACGAGTACAAACGCACCGTGGAGCGCAAAAAGAAGAGCATTCATGGCGAAT ATACCGATACGGACTTCTCGGAGTCTGAGGCACTCAACTCGATGCAAGCAGCAGGGGCACATGCACATGCAAAACACGCACAGAGTGAACCAGAAACGG AACACCAAGTCATACAGATCCAAACGCAGCAGGCGCCAATTCCCAGCCAGGCTGAGGTTGTGCTGAGCGATG CCACACTTAGTTTTATTAACGGCGAACGCTCTCATACAGCCACAAATCGCAAGCCGCCAACTGGCCGAG
- the LOC117783092 gene encoding protein hu-li tai shao isoform X4 — protein sequence MTELEQPPQNGIDPTAGEDDDNNKARPADIEQDMREMERRKRVEAIMGSKLFREELERIVDSAREGGAGASGILQQLSDIVGVPVNRVSNVFKSSSCMVPINDIRGVESMGYAKGEKILRCKLAATFRLLDLYGWTQGLGAQITARLKVDQEYFLVNPYGLMYHEMTASALNKVDMQGQIVEQGTTNFGVNKSHFVLHSVVHAARPDIRCAIYIGCSPVVAISSLKSGLLALTKDACVLGEISTHIYTGLFDEDERNRLVRSLGPNSKVMLLANHGALCCGETIEEAFYAACHIVQACETQLKLLPVGIDNLVLIPEESRKLIYDQSRRPPEDLEKKFAAVTADDDAAAANKEEAAPPKIGSPPKWRVGGAEFEALMRMLDNAGYRTGYIYRHPLIKSDPPKPKNDVELPPAVSSLGYLLEEEELFRQGIWKKGDLRKGGDRSRWLNSPNVYQKVEVLETGTPDPKKITKWVAEGSPTHSTPVRIEDPLQFVPAGTTTKEFKRVQQQIKDNRRADKISAGPQSHILEGVTWDEANRIKDATVSQTGDHVVLMGAASKGIIQRGFQHNATVYKAPYAKNPFDNVTDDELNEYKRTVERKKKSIHGEYTDTDFSESEALNSMQAAGAHAHAKHAQSEPETEHQVIQIQTQQAPIPSQAEVVLSDGENVQNGDHSEAHLSTFSQSSKEFQDVSTDGSPKKDKKKKKGLRTPSFLKKKKEKKKAEA from the exons ATGACTGAATTAGAGCAACCGCCACAAAATGGCATAGATCCCACCGCGGGCGAAGATGATGATAACAACAAAGCGCGTCCCGCGGACATTGAACAG GATATGCGTGAAATGGAGCGACGCAAACGTGTGGAGGCCATCATGGGCTCAAAACTGTTTCGCGAGGAATTGGAGCGCATTGTGGATTCGGCACGCGAAGGAGGCGCTGGCGCCAGTGGAATATTGCAGCAATTGTCAGATATTGTGGGCGTGCCCGTGAATCGAGTTAGCAATGTGTTTAAGAGCAGCAGTTGCATGGTGCCCATCAATGATATCCGTGGCGTGGAATCTATGGGCTATGCCAAGGGTGAGAAGATACTCAGATGCAAATTGGCGGCCACATTCCGTTTGCTGGACCTGTACGGCTGGACCCAAGGTCTGGGAGCACAGATCACGGCACGCCTCAAGGTCGATCAGGAGTACTTTTTGGTTAATCCCTATGGACTGATGTACCATGAGATGACCGCATCGGCCCTCAACAAAGTCGATATGCAGGGCCAGATTGTGGAGCAGGGTACCACCAACTTTGGAGTGAACAAGAGCC ACTTTGTGTTGCACTCGGTGGTGCATGCAGCTCGTCCTGATATTCGCTGCGCCATCTATATTGGCTGCAGTCCCGTGGTGGCCATCTCCTCGCTGAAGTCGGGCCTGCTGGCCCTCACCAAGGATGCCTGCGTATTGGGCGAGATTAGCACACACATCTACACCGGACTGTTTGATGAGGACGAACGCAATCGTCTGGTTCGCAGCCTGGGACCCAACTCCAAGGTCATGTTGCTAGCCAACCATGGTGCGCTGTGCTGTGGCGAGACCATCGAGGAAGCTTTCTATGCCGCCTGTCACATTGTCCAGGCGTGCGAGACGCAATTGAAGCTGCTGCCCGTCGGTATTGACAATCTGGTGCTTATACCCGAGGAGTCGCGCAAGTTAATCTACGATCAGTCGCGTCGTCCACCAGAGGATTTGGAAAAGAAATTTGCCGCTGTCACAGCGGACGACGATGCAGCTGCCGCTAACAAAGAGGAAGCTGCTCCACCCAAGATCGGCAGTCCACCCAAGTGGCGTGTGGGTGGTGCCGAATTTGAGGCATTAATGCGTATGCTGGATAATGCTGGCTATCGAACTGGTTACATCTATCGTCATCCATTGATCAAGTCGGATCCGCCAAAGCCTAAGAATGATGTGGAACTACCACCAGCTGTGTCCTCGTTGGGTTATCTGCTCGAGGAGGAGGAGCTCTTCAGACAGGG CATTTGGAAGAAGGGAGATCTGCGCAAGGGCGGCGATCGCAGTCGCTGGCTGAACTCGCCCAATGTTTACCAGAAGGTCGAGGTACTGGAGACGGGCACTCCAGATCCCAAGAAAATCACAAAG TGGGTTGCCGAGGGTTCACCCACTCACTCAACTCCAGTGCGGATCGAGGATCCTTTGCAGTTTGTGCCAGCTGGAACCACAACCAAGGAGTTTAAGCGCGTCCAACAACAA ATCAAGGATAATCGACGTGCTGACAAAATCTCGGCCGGACCACAATCGCACATATTGGAGGGTGTTACCTGGGATGAGGCAAATCGTATCAAAGATGCAACTGTCTCGCAAACTGGCGACCATGTGGTGCTCATGGGTGCTGCTTCCAAGGGAATCATACAGCGTGGCTTCCAGCATAATGCAACAGTCTACAAGGCACCGTATGCCAAGAATCCATTCGATAATGTGACAGACGATGAGCTCAACGAGTACAAACGCACCGTGGAGCGCAAAAAGAAGAGCATTCATGGCGAAT ATACCGATACGGACTTCTCGGAGTCTGAGGCACTCAACTCGATGCAAGCAGCAGGGGCACATGCACATGCAAAACACGCACAGAGTGAACCAGAAACGG AACACCAAGTCATACAGATCCAAACGCAGCAGGCGCCAATTCCCAGCCAGGCTGAGGTTGTGCTGAGCGATG
- the LOC117783092 gene encoding protein hu-li tai shao isoform X3 yields MTELEQPPQNGIDPTAGEDDDNNKARPADIEQDMREMERRKRVEAIMGSKLFREELERIVDSAREGGAGASGILQQLSDIVGVPVNRVSNVFKSSSCMVPINDIRGVESMGYAKGEKILRCKLAATFRLLDLYGWTQGLGAQITARLKVDQEYFLVNPYGLMYHEMTASALNKVDMQGQIVEQGTTNFGVNKSHFVLHSVVHAARPDIRCAIYIGCSPVVAISSLKSGLLALTKDACVLGEISTHIYTGLFDEDERNRLVRSLGPNSKVMLLANHGALCCGETIEEAFYAACHIVQACETQLKLLPVGIDNLVLIPEESRKLIYDQSRRPPEDLEKKFAAVTADDDAAAANKEEAAPPKIGSPPKWRVGGAEFEALMRMLDNAGYRTGYIYRHPLIKSDPPKPKNDVELPPAVSSLGYLLEEEELFRQGIWKKGDLRKGGDRSRWLNSPNVYQKVEVLETGTPDPKKITKWVAEGSPTHSTPVRIEDPLQFVPAGTTTKEFKRVQQQIKDNRRADKISAGPQSHILEGVTWDEANRIKDATVSQTGDHVVLMGAASKGIIQRGFQHNATVYKAPYAKNPFDNVTDDELNEYKRTVERKKKSIHGEYTDTDFSESEALNSMQAAGAHAHAKHAQSEPETEHQVIQIQTQQAPIPSQAEVVLSDATLSFINGERSHTATNRKPPTGRGENVQNGDHSEAHLSTFSQSSKEDVSTDGSPKKDKKKKKGLRTPSFLKKKKEKKKAEA; encoded by the exons ATGACTGAATTAGAGCAACCGCCACAAAATGGCATAGATCCCACCGCGGGCGAAGATGATGATAACAACAAAGCGCGTCCCGCGGACATTGAACAG GATATGCGTGAAATGGAGCGACGCAAACGTGTGGAGGCCATCATGGGCTCAAAACTGTTTCGCGAGGAATTGGAGCGCATTGTGGATTCGGCACGCGAAGGAGGCGCTGGCGCCAGTGGAATATTGCAGCAATTGTCAGATATTGTGGGCGTGCCCGTGAATCGAGTTAGCAATGTGTTTAAGAGCAGCAGTTGCATGGTGCCCATCAATGATATCCGTGGCGTGGAATCTATGGGCTATGCCAAGGGTGAGAAGATACTCAGATGCAAATTGGCGGCCACATTCCGTTTGCTGGACCTGTACGGCTGGACCCAAGGTCTGGGAGCACAGATCACGGCACGCCTCAAGGTCGATCAGGAGTACTTTTTGGTTAATCCCTATGGACTGATGTACCATGAGATGACCGCATCGGCCCTCAACAAAGTCGATATGCAGGGCCAGATTGTGGAGCAGGGTACCACCAACTTTGGAGTGAACAAGAGCC ACTTTGTGTTGCACTCGGTGGTGCATGCAGCTCGTCCTGATATTCGCTGCGCCATCTATATTGGCTGCAGTCCCGTGGTGGCCATCTCCTCGCTGAAGTCGGGCCTGCTGGCCCTCACCAAGGATGCCTGCGTATTGGGCGAGATTAGCACACACATCTACACCGGACTGTTTGATGAGGACGAACGCAATCGTCTGGTTCGCAGCCTGGGACCCAACTCCAAGGTCATGTTGCTAGCCAACCATGGTGCGCTGTGCTGTGGCGAGACCATCGAGGAAGCTTTCTATGCCGCCTGTCACATTGTCCAGGCGTGCGAGACGCAATTGAAGCTGCTGCCCGTCGGTATTGACAATCTGGTGCTTATACCCGAGGAGTCGCGCAAGTTAATCTACGATCAGTCGCGTCGTCCACCAGAGGATTTGGAAAAGAAATTTGCCGCTGTCACAGCGGACGACGATGCAGCTGCCGCTAACAAAGAGGAAGCTGCTCCACCCAAGATCGGCAGTCCACCCAAGTGGCGTGTGGGTGGTGCCGAATTTGAGGCATTAATGCGTATGCTGGATAATGCTGGCTATCGAACTGGTTACATCTATCGTCATCCATTGATCAAGTCGGATCCGCCAAAGCCTAAGAATGATGTGGAACTACCACCAGCTGTGTCCTCGTTGGGTTATCTGCTCGAGGAGGAGGAGCTCTTCAGACAGGG CATTTGGAAGAAGGGAGATCTGCGCAAGGGCGGCGATCGCAGTCGCTGGCTGAACTCGCCCAATGTTTACCAGAAGGTCGAGGTACTGGAGACGGGCACTCCAGATCCCAAGAAAATCACAAAG TGGGTTGCCGAGGGTTCACCCACTCACTCAACTCCAGTGCGGATCGAGGATCCTTTGCAGTTTGTGCCAGCTGGAACCACAACCAAGGAGTTTAAGCGCGTCCAACAACAA ATCAAGGATAATCGACGTGCTGACAAAATCTCGGCCGGACCACAATCGCACATATTGGAGGGTGTTACCTGGGATGAGGCAAATCGTATCAAAGATGCAACTGTCTCGCAAACTGGCGACCATGTGGTGCTCATGGGTGCTGCTTCCAAGGGAATCATACAGCGTGGCTTCCAGCATAATGCAACAGTCTACAAGGCACCGTATGCCAAGAATCCATTCGATAATGTGACAGACGATGAGCTCAACGAGTACAAACGCACCGTGGAGCGCAAAAAGAAGAGCATTCATGGCGAAT ATACCGATACGGACTTCTCGGAGTCTGAGGCACTCAACTCGATGCAAGCAGCAGGGGCACATGCACATGCAAAACACGCACAGAGTGAACCAGAAACGG AACACCAAGTCATACAGATCCAAACGCAGCAGGCGCCAATTCCCAGCCAGGCTGAGGTTGTGCTGAGCGATG CCACACTTAGTTTTATTAACGGCGAACGCTCTCATACAGCCACAAATCGCAAGCCGCCAACTGGCCGAG